A single window of Streptomyces sudanensis DNA harbors:
- a CDS encoding carboxylate-amine ligase, translating into MTLAVGVEEEFHVLEVETGKLVPRAGEVLQGLPKGRFTTELLQSIVESNSDVHTTLDSLWADLIQSRARLGGSAAGHGLAVVAAGTVPLADDDAGRVTPDRRYRHMMSEYRRIADEQLICGTHVHVDVPDRDTAVRAMCVIAPWVPVLLALSASSPFWEGADTGYASWRTMLWQRWPTAGPAGCFPDAAGYDAAVAELIASGVVTDPGMIYHDLRPSDHQPTLELRVCDSSPSAETVVLVAAVFRALVMRATERVAAGGVPQCDGRHEWLRAATWRAARSGLEGDLIDPVSRRPAPAARVVRAMLTRLRPELEECGDWATVRELSEKALADGSAAHRLRTTAAREDLLACVDELIALTRGPGGRADLGQRVVRTARPGLRRGSVEPIGG; encoded by the coding sequence GTGACACTGGCTGTCGGAGTGGAAGAGGAGTTCCATGTCCTCGAGGTGGAGACCGGGAAGCTGGTGCCGCGGGCCGGAGAGGTGCTCCAGGGCCTGCCGAAGGGACGTTTCACCACGGAGCTCCTCCAGTCGATCGTCGAGTCCAACAGCGACGTCCACACCACGCTGGACTCCCTGTGGGCCGACCTGATCCAGTCGAGGGCACGGCTCGGCGGCAGCGCCGCGGGCCACGGACTGGCGGTGGTGGCGGCGGGCACCGTGCCGCTCGCGGACGACGACGCGGGCCGCGTGACACCGGACCGCCGCTACCGGCACATGATGTCGGAGTACCGCCGCATCGCCGACGAGCAGCTCATCTGCGGCACCCACGTGCACGTCGACGTCCCCGACCGCGACACCGCGGTCCGGGCGATGTGCGTGATCGCGCCCTGGGTGCCGGTCCTGCTGGCGCTCTCCGCCAGCTCGCCCTTCTGGGAGGGCGCGGACACCGGCTACGCGAGCTGGCGCACCATGCTGTGGCAGCGCTGGCCCACCGCCGGCCCGGCGGGCTGCTTCCCCGACGCGGCCGGGTACGACGCCGCGGTCGCCGAGCTGATCGCGTCCGGCGTGGTCACCGACCCGGGGATGATCTACCACGACCTCCGGCCCTCCGACCACCAGCCCACGCTGGAGCTGCGCGTCTGCGACTCCTCCCCGAGCGCCGAGACGGTCGTCCTCGTCGCGGCGGTCTTCCGCGCCCTGGTGATGCGGGCGACCGAGCGCGTCGCCGCGGGCGGGGTCCCGCAGTGCGACGGCCGCCACGAGTGGCTGCGGGCGGCCACCTGGCGGGCCGCGCGCTCGGGCCTGGAGGGGGACCTGATCGACCCGGTGTCCCGCCGTCCGGCCCCCGCCGCCCGCGTGGTGCGCGCCATGCTGACGCGCCTGCGCCCGGAACTGGAGGAGTGCGGGGACTGGGCGACCGTGCGGGAGCTGTCGGAGAAGGCCCTCGCCGACGGCAGCGCCGCGCACCGGCTGCGCACCACCGCCGCCCGGGAGGACCTGCTGGCCTGCGTCGACGAGCTGATCGCCCTGACGCGGGGCCCGGGCGGCCGGGCCGACCTCGGCCAGCGGGTCGTGCGGACCGCCCGGCCGGGACTGCGCCGCGGTTCCGTGGAGCCCATCGGCGGCTGA
- a CDS encoding N-acetylglutaminylglutamine amidotransferase: MCGLSGEIRFDGGRPDLDAVRRMNDRLAPRGPDGEGLWTRGPVALGHRRLKIIDLSDRGAQPMTDDPDGLVTGVFNGCLYNYQELREELRRLGHRFVSTSDTEVLIKAYLQWGTECVDHFYGMFAFALLDHRTGQLVLGRDRLGIKPLYLAAAPGRLRFASSLPALLAAGGVDTSIDPVALHQYLTWHATVAAPRTILAGVTKLPPATVRVIEPDGTHRDHRYWEPSYTRRPEHEGMSGEEWRDAVLEALRVAVRRRMVADVPVGVLLSGGLDSSLVVALLAEEGQRDLATFSVGFESAGGEEGDEFHYSRLMARQFGTDHHELMVPSTEVSGALDAAVAAMAEPMVSHDVIAFHLLSRQVAEHVKVVQSGQGADEVFAGYHWYPRLAVPERDRAAEAYAEAYFDRTHADLAGIVQPHMLPGEDVSRRFVQEHMARPGAETALDAALRLDTHVMLVDDPVKRVDNMTMDWGLEARVPFLDHELVELAAACPPELKLAHDGKGVLKEAGRKLLPAEVVDRPKGYFPVPAIKHMAGPVLDRVREALGAPEAKARGIFREEYVAELLAAPDEHRTRRGANGLWQVALLELWLQKHGIG, from the coding sequence ATGTGCGGTCTGAGCGGCGAGATACGGTTCGACGGCGGACGCCCCGACCTGGACGCGGTCCGGCGGATGAACGACCGCCTGGCCCCGCGCGGCCCCGACGGCGAGGGCCTGTGGACCCGGGGCCCGGTCGCCCTGGGGCACCGCAGGCTGAAGATCATCGACCTGTCCGACCGGGGCGCCCAGCCGATGACCGACGACCCCGACGGCCTGGTCACCGGCGTCTTCAACGGCTGCCTGTACAACTACCAGGAACTGCGGGAGGAGCTGCGACGCCTGGGTCACCGCTTCGTGTCCACGTCGGACACGGAGGTGCTGATCAAGGCGTACCTCCAGTGGGGCACCGAATGCGTCGACCACTTCTACGGGATGTTCGCGTTCGCGCTCCTCGACCACCGCACCGGGCAGCTCGTCCTCGGCCGTGACCGGCTGGGGATCAAGCCCCTGTACCTGGCCGCCGCCCCCGGACGGCTCCGGTTCGCCTCCTCCCTGCCGGCCCTCCTGGCCGCCGGCGGGGTGGACACCTCGATCGACCCGGTCGCCCTCCACCAGTACCTGACGTGGCACGCCACCGTCGCCGCGCCGCGCACGATCCTCGCCGGCGTGACCAAGCTGCCCCCGGCCACGGTCCGCGTGATCGAACCGGACGGCACCCACCGCGACCACCGCTACTGGGAGCCCTCCTACACCCGCCGCCCGGAGCACGAGGGCATGAGCGGCGAGGAGTGGCGGGACGCCGTGCTGGAGGCGCTGCGCGTCGCCGTGCGCCGCCGCATGGTCGCCGACGTCCCCGTGGGCGTGCTGCTCTCCGGCGGCCTGGACTCCAGCCTGGTGGTGGCGCTCCTCGCCGAGGAGGGCCAGCGCGACCTGGCGACGTTCAGCGTCGGCTTCGAGTCGGCTGGCGGCGAGGAGGGCGACGAGTTCCACTACTCCCGGCTGATGGCCCGGCAGTTCGGCACCGACCACCACGAGCTGATGGTGCCGTCCACCGAGGTGTCGGGCGCGCTGGACGCGGCCGTCGCGGCGATGGCCGAACCCATGGTCAGCCACGACGTGATCGCCTTCCACTTGCTGTCCCGCCAGGTCGCCGAGCACGTCAAGGTCGTGCAGAGCGGCCAGGGCGCGGACGAGGTCTTCGCCGGCTACCACTGGTACCCGCGCCTCGCGGTGCCCGAGCGGGACCGGGCGGCCGAGGCGTACGCGGAGGCGTACTTCGACCGGACGCACGCGGACCTGGCCGGCATCGTCCAGCCCCACATGCTGCCCGGCGAGGACGTCTCGCGGCGGTTCGTGCAGGAGCACATGGCCCGGCCCGGAGCGGAGACCGCCCTCGACGCGGCCCTGCGGCTGGACACCCACGTCATGCTCGTCGACGACCCCGTCAAGCGCGTCGACAACATGACCATGGACTGGGGCCTGGAGGCCCGGGTGCCGTTCCTCGACCACGAGCTGGTGGAGCTGGCCGCGGCCTGCCCGCCCGAGCTGAAGCTCGCCCACGACGGCAAGGGCGTGCTCAAGGAGGCCGGCCGCAAGCTGCTGCCCGCCGAGGTGGTGGACCGGCCCAAGGGGTACTTCCCGGTACCCGCGATCAAGCACATGGCGGGCCCGGTCCTCGACCGGGTGCGCGAGGCGCTGGGCGCGCCCGAGGCCAAGGCCCGCGGCATCTTCCGGGAGGAGTACGTGGCGGAGCTCCTCGCGGCACCCGACGAGCACCGTACGAGGCGAGGGGCGAACGGCCTGTGGCAGGTAGCGTTGCTGGAGCTGTGGCTGCAGAAGCACGGCATCGGCTGA